The Saccharomonospora glauca K62 genome has a segment encoding these proteins:
- a CDS encoding M14 family metallopeptidase translates to MGSLRRGITAAAGLLLLASAVPAGAAQHDGDRGLYAVRGTDKADRTAIARSGVDVWGVRGDTLTFAADSAQAQALRGQGFELEKVGDVDALLAERNPDVRTAVDEFPPGDEGYHTYTELTEVLEQAVADHADIASLSSVGDSYEGRALHLIKISDNVAQDEDEPEVLFTCNQHAREHLTTEMCLRIVERFTDEYGSDPTVTELVNTREIYVIPTVNPDGAEYDIEGGRYKGWRKNRQGSGTDLNRNWGYQWGCCGGSSGSPSSETYRGPSAFSAPETAAVKAFVDSRVVGGVQQIKAHLDFHSYSELVLWPYGYTYDDSNETMSPEEAERFREVGEALAASNGYTPQQSSDLYITDGSINDWMWAEHGILSLTFEMYPSGGGGLDGFYPPDERIEPETERNDEAVEILLTEAGNQG, encoded by the coding sequence GTGGTCTCTACGCGGTCCGCGGAACGGATAAGGCCGATCGGACGGCGATCGCGCGGTCCGGTGTCGATGTCTGGGGCGTCCGAGGCGACACCCTGACCTTCGCCGCGGATTCCGCGCAGGCGCAGGCATTGCGCGGTCAGGGCTTCGAGCTGGAGAAGGTCGGTGACGTCGACGCTCTGCTCGCCGAGCGCAATCCCGACGTGCGGACCGCGGTCGACGAATTCCCGCCCGGCGACGAGGGCTACCACACCTACACCGAGCTCACCGAGGTGCTGGAGCAGGCCGTCGCCGACCACGCAGACATCGCCTCGCTGTCGAGCGTGGGCGACTCGTACGAGGGTCGCGCGCTGCACCTGATCAAGATCAGCGACAACGTCGCGCAGGACGAGGACGAACCCGAGGTGCTGTTCACGTGCAACCAGCACGCCAGGGAACACCTGACCACGGAAATGTGCCTGCGGATCGTCGAGCGCTTCACCGACGAGTACGGCAGCGACCCCACGGTCACCGAACTCGTTAACACCCGCGAGATCTACGTCATCCCAACCGTCAACCCGGACGGCGCCGAGTACGACATCGAGGGCGGCCGGTACAAGGGCTGGCGGAAGAACCGGCAGGGCAGCGGCACCGACCTGAACCGCAACTGGGGCTACCAGTGGGGTTGCTGCGGTGGCTCCAGCGGCTCGCCGTCCAGCGAGACCTACCGCGGTCCGTCCGCGTTCTCCGCGCCCGAGACGGCGGCCGTCAAGGCGTTCGTCGACTCCAGGGTCGTCGGCGGCGTCCAGCAGATCAAGGCCCACCTCGACTTCCACAGTTACTCGGAGCTGGTCCTGTGGCCCTACGGCTACACGTACGACGACTCGAACGAGACGATGTCGCCCGAGGAGGCCGAGCGTTTCCGGGAAGTGGGCGAGGCGCTCGCGGCGAGCAACGGCTACACGCCGCAGCAGTCCAGCGATCTCTACATCACCGACGGCTCGATCAACGACTGGATGTGGGCCGAGCACGGCATTCTCAGCCTGACGTTCGAGATGTACCCGTCCGGCGGCGGTGGTTTGGACGGGTTCTACCCGCCCGACGAGCGCATCGAGCCCGAGACCGAGCGCAACGACGAGGCCGTGGAGATCCTGCTCACCGAAGCGGGTAACCAGGGCTGA
- a CDS encoding DUF3040 domain-containing protein codes for MGERMPLTEEELANLRLLEKELRTDDPLLDRSLRRMMSPEDSTSMWLTLSVLGGFAFGLALLVTGWVLLGLVVLVAGVVGPLRWASRRFFHPECHHLVPDVDAPCPRCTAS; via the coding sequence ATGGGTGAACGAATGCCGCTGACCGAGGAGGAACTCGCGAATCTCCGGCTGCTGGAAAAGGAGCTGCGGACGGACGATCCACTGCTGGACCGCTCCCTGCGCCGCATGATGTCCCCCGAGGACTCGACATCGATGTGGCTGACGCTCTCGGTCCTCGGCGGGTTCGCCTTCGGGCTGGCCCTCCTCGTGACGGGCTGGGTGCTGCTCGGGCTGGTCGTGCTGGTCGCCGGAGTCGTCGGGCCGCTCCGGTGGGCGTCCCGGCGGTTCTTCCACCCCGAGTGCCACCACCTCGTGCCGGACGTCGACGCGCCGTGCCCTCGCTGCACCGCCTCGTGA
- a CDS encoding DUF5313 family protein, translating to MSRTPRRPGPHRWLWYALGGRLPESYREWVLHDVTSKTWLWRHGLRTTFLVGPLSALWLLLPGPLGLRLSLVLLALLVGYFYSFAFAEENAEHRLSKHGYDYGTGKRVRAAAKAEAEADIRARYLARYRQPE from the coding sequence ATGTCACGTACGCCGCGCCGCCCCGGCCCGCACCGCTGGTTGTGGTACGCCCTCGGAGGACGCCTCCCCGAGTCGTACCGGGAATGGGTGTTGCACGACGTCACGAGCAAGACCTGGCTCTGGCGACATGGCCTGCGCACGACCTTCCTCGTCGGTCCGCTGAGCGCGCTGTGGCTGCTGTTGCCCGGACCGCTGGGGCTGCGACTGAGCCTCGTACTCCTGGCCCTCCTCGTGGGCTACTTCTACTCGTTCGCCTTCGCCGAGGAGAACGCCGAACACCGCCTGAGCAAGCACGGCTACGACTACGGCACCGGCAAACGCGTCCGCGCCGCCGCCAAGGCCGAGGCGGAGGCCGACATCCGGGCACGCTACCTCGCCCGCTACCGGCAACCGGAGTGA
- a CDS encoding MarR family winged helix-turn-helix transcriptional regulator gives MQIDLGENPLALERQVCFALSVASRSVIGLYRPLLKPYGLTHPQYLVLLALWDREPRSVKALCELLCAEPATLSPLLKRLEALGYVSRRRDRSDERSLSVELTEAGRALRTEAEKIPYRIVERLGMEVRELEELHTMLGKVIEATRRAPTPGE, from the coding sequence ATGCAGATCGACCTGGGAGAGAACCCGCTGGCGCTCGAGAGGCAGGTGTGTTTCGCGCTCTCGGTCGCCTCCCGCAGCGTCATCGGGCTGTATCGGCCGCTGTTGAAGCCCTACGGGCTGACCCATCCGCAGTACTTGGTGCTGTTGGCGTTGTGGGACCGCGAGCCGCGGAGCGTGAAGGCGCTCTGCGAACTCCTGTGTGCGGAACCCGCGACGTTGTCGCCCCTGCTCAAACGCCTGGAAGCGCTCGGGTACGTCAGTCGTCGACGGGATCGGTCGGACGAGCGGTCGCTGTCGGTCGAACTGACGGAGGCGGGTCGGGCGCTGCGGACCGAGGCCGAGAAGATCCCGTATCGGATCGTGGAGCGGCTGGGGATGGAAGTCCGCGAGCTGGAGGAACTGCACACGATGCTGGGCAAGGTCATCGAGGCTACGCGCCGCGCGCCGACTCCCGGCGAGTGA
- a CDS encoding MFS transporter, whose protein sequence is MAAPLSVSERRPLSTEERKVLLSTLAGTSIEWYDFFIYAQAASLVLAPLFFAPVGETSPGLATVISLATIGISFLFRPLGAIVAGRYGDKLGRKKMLVFTLVTMGGATALIGLLPTYADIGLAAPIVLMSLRIVQGFSAGGEWGGAALMAVEHAPVNRRGLFGAYPQIGVPIGLVLATGVLWVTTSVTTPEQFEAWGWRVPFLLSVMLVGLGYLIRRSVEESPVFQEMLRRKKESSAPLRDLFRRNAKEVLLTALVFVANNAAGYLVIAYFISYGTAELGLPRPSVLLATVVAALGWLVFTLYGGALSDRIGRVRTFQIGYAFVFVWMVPLFALIDLGNIVVFTLAIFVLTFGLGLSYGPMSAMYAELFPVSVRYSGVSIGYALGAILGGAFAPTIAELLMQNTGWSGSVGIYIMVLCVVSFAGAAAIKEPKGTDLGVSP, encoded by the coding sequence ATGGCCGCACCGCTGTCGGTTTCCGAACGGAGGCCACTGTCGACCGAGGAACGCAAGGTGTTGCTCAGCACCCTTGCCGGCACCTCGATCGAGTGGTACGACTTCTTCATCTACGCCCAGGCCGCGAGCCTGGTGCTCGCCCCCCTGTTCTTCGCGCCGGTCGGCGAGACGTCCCCCGGCCTCGCCACGGTCATCTCACTGGCCACCATCGGCATCAGCTTCCTGTTCCGGCCACTCGGAGCCATCGTCGCGGGACGGTACGGAGACAAGCTGGGTCGTAAGAAGATGCTGGTGTTCACGCTGGTGACGATGGGGGGCGCGACCGCTCTCATCGGCCTGTTGCCCACCTACGCCGACATCGGGCTCGCGGCACCGATCGTGCTGATGTCGCTGCGTATCGTCCAGGGCTTCTCGGCGGGCGGTGAGTGGGGCGGCGCCGCCCTCATGGCGGTGGAACACGCGCCCGTGAACCGGCGCGGCCTGTTCGGCGCCTACCCGCAGATCGGTGTCCCCATTGGACTGGTTCTGGCCACGGGTGTGCTGTGGGTGACGACGAGTGTGACCACTCCCGAACAGTTCGAGGCATGGGGATGGCGGGTGCCGTTCCTGCTGTCCGTGATGTTGGTGGGGCTGGGCTACCTCATCCGGCGTTCCGTGGAGGAAAGCCCGGTCTTTCAGGAGATGTTGCGGCGCAAGAAGGAGTCGTCGGCGCCGCTTCGGGACCTCTTCCGCCGCAATGCCAAGGAAGTGTTGCTGACCGCGCTGGTGTTCGTGGCCAACAACGCCGCGGGGTACCTCGTCATCGCGTACTTCATCTCCTACGGCACGGCCGAGCTCGGACTGCCGAGGCCCTCGGTGCTGCTCGCCACCGTGGTCGCGGCATTGGGATGGCTGGTGTTCACCCTCTACGGCGGGGCACTGTCCGATCGCATCGGTCGCGTGAGGACCTTCCAGATCGGATACGCGTTCGTGTTCGTGTGGATGGTTCCGCTGTTCGCGCTCATCGACCTCGGGAACATCGTCGTCTTCACCCTTGCTATCTTCGTCCTCACGTTCGGGCTCGGACTGTCGTACGGCCCCATGTCGGCGATGTACGCGGAGCTCTTCCCGGTGTCGGTACGGTACTCCGGCGTGTCGATCGGCTACGCCCTCGGCGCGATCCTCGGCGGGGCGTTCGCGCCGACGATCGCCGAACTGCTGATGCAGAACACCGGCTGGTCGGGCTCCGTGGGCATCTACATCATGGTGCTGTGCGTGGTGTCCTTCGCCGGAGCCGCGGCGATCAAGGAACCCAAGGGCACCGATCTGGGCGTCTCCCCCTGA
- a CDS encoding MBL fold metallo-hydrolase, whose amino-acid sequence MGRKAFASSADLDEKEQTLEVLADGVYALTAEGDPNVGAIEGEDFLVCFEAMATPVAAREWLAKLREHTDKPVRYLVLSHYHAVRVLGASAFDAEVIVAHENTRALVAERGREDWESEFARMPRLAKDADSVPGLTWPTLTFSDRLTIDLGGDRGDLVLQYCGRGHTEGDIVAWLPKHRVLFAGDLVEAEAALYTGDAYHRDWASSTLDRVKAFGADALVGGRGAVSHGRDAVDAAIEQTRDFLRVMIREVGAVHHGGGTLKEAFERTRAALAPRYGKWPIFEHCLPFDVSRLWDELSGIERPVIWTAERDREVWDLLQD is encoded by the coding sequence GTGGGCCGGAAGGCGTTCGCCTCATCGGCGGATCTGGACGAGAAGGAACAGACGCTGGAGGTGCTCGCCGACGGCGTCTACGCGCTCACCGCGGAAGGCGACCCCAACGTCGGCGCGATCGAGGGCGAGGACTTCCTCGTCTGCTTCGAGGCGATGGCCACGCCGGTGGCCGCCCGTGAGTGGCTGGCCAAGCTCCGGGAGCACACCGACAAACCCGTGCGTTACCTGGTGTTGTCGCACTATCACGCCGTCCGCGTGCTCGGCGCGTCGGCTTTCGACGCCGAGGTGATCGTGGCCCACGAGAACACCCGCGCGCTCGTGGCCGAACGCGGACGCGAGGACTGGGAGAGCGAGTTCGCGCGGATGCCCAGGCTGGCCAAGGACGCGGACTCGGTGCCGGGGTTGACGTGGCCGACGTTGACGTTCTCCGACCGGCTCACCATCGACCTCGGTGGCGATCGTGGCGACCTCGTCCTGCAGTACTGTGGTCGCGGGCACACCGAGGGCGACATCGTGGCGTGGTTGCCGAAGCACCGTGTGCTGTTCGCGGGTGATCTCGTGGAGGCCGAGGCCGCGCTGTACACGGGGGACGCCTACCACCGCGACTGGGCTTCCTCGACTTTAGACCGAGTGAAGGCCTTCGGTGCCGACGCCCTCGTCGGTGGGCGCGGCGCGGTGAGCCACGGCAGGGACGCCGTGGACGCCGCCATCGAACAGACTCGGGACTTCCTGCGCGTGATGATCCGAGAGGTCGGCGCCGTGCACCACGGCGGCGGAACCCTGAAGGAGGCGTTCGAACGCACGCGCGCGGCCCTGGCGCCGCGTTACGGGAAGTGGCCGATCTTCGAACACTGCCTCCCGTTCGACGTCTCGCGCCTGTGGGACGAGTTGTCCGGCATCGAACGCCCCGTGATCTGGACCGCCGAACGTGACCGTGAGGTCTGGGACCTGTTGCAGGATTGA
- a CDS encoding FAD-dependent monooxygenase, which yields MTVRDRSVAVIGNGPVGQTTALLLARWGIPVVLLDGRPARDPVGSKAICQQRDVLDVWESVGAGRRIADEGVTWSTARTFHRDTELFALTLQDAGTSVFPPFVNISQSRVEEILDEKIAEQPLIDVRWGHRVTRIEQDADAVRLVTDTGASVVADYAVACTGAHCEDLRRSLGVRFEGHSFDDRFLICDIRADLPGWARERRFWFDPVWNPGRQVLIHPCPDSTFRIDWQVPGDYDLAEEERSGALHERVRAIVGEADYEILWKSVYRFHSRVADRLRVGRVLLAGDCAHLMSPFGARGLNSGVADAENAAWKLAYVLRGWADESLLDTYHAERHAAAVENLDVTTATMNFLVPHNAEQRALRESVLVGAATDPALRARVDSGRFSEPFWYVDSPLTTPDVTRPFAGRPPRGQVPPPGPGILVPDVPVSAPGATRLRELLRDGFCVLAARDAELPDVSSVPWPVRVVSLPKLDPDGVVSDTLGMRRGELWLVRPDAYTAAVVTETTSLLEAMRRAVGGAPTPASV from the coding sequence ATGACCGTGCGAGACCGCAGCGTGGCGGTGATCGGTAACGGCCCGGTGGGACAGACGACGGCGCTGCTGCTGGCGCGCTGGGGGATCCCCGTGGTGTTGCTGGACGGTCGTCCGGCTCGCGACCCGGTGGGGTCCAAGGCGATCTGCCAGCAGCGCGACGTCCTCGACGTGTGGGAGTCCGTGGGCGCGGGGCGCCGTATCGCGGATGAAGGTGTCACGTGGTCGACAGCGCGGACGTTCCATCGGGACACCGAGTTGTTCGCCCTCACCCTGCAGGACGCGGGCACGTCGGTGTTCCCGCCGTTCGTGAACATCTCGCAGTCGCGGGTCGAGGAGATCCTGGACGAGAAGATCGCCGAGCAGCCGCTCATCGACGTTCGCTGGGGGCATCGGGTCACGCGGATCGAGCAGGACGCCGACGCGGTCCGGCTCGTCACCGACACGGGAGCCAGCGTCGTCGCCGACTACGCGGTCGCCTGCACGGGCGCTCACTGCGAGGACCTACGGCGGTCGTTGGGGGTGCGGTTCGAGGGCCATTCGTTCGACGACCGCTTCCTCATCTGTGACATCCGCGCCGACCTCCCCGGATGGGCGCGGGAACGGCGTTTCTGGTTCGACCCCGTCTGGAACCCCGGACGGCAGGTGCTCATCCACCCCTGTCCCGACTCGACGTTCCGCATCGACTGGCAGGTGCCCGGAGACTACGACCTGGCCGAGGAGGAACGCAGCGGCGCGCTCCACGAGCGCGTCAGAGCCATCGTGGGGGAGGCCGACTACGAGATCCTGTGGAAGTCGGTGTACCGGTTCCACTCCAGGGTGGCCGACCGTCTGCGGGTGGGGCGGGTGCTGCTGGCCGGTGACTGCGCGCACCTCATGTCGCCGTTCGGCGCGCGCGGACTGAACTCGGGCGTGGCCGATGCCGAGAACGCCGCGTGGAAGCTCGCGTACGTGCTGCGCGGCTGGGCCGACGAGAGCCTGCTCGACACCTATCATGCCGAGCGGCACGCGGCGGCGGTGGAGAACCTCGACGTCACCACCGCGACGATGAACTTCCTCGTGCCCCACAACGCCGAGCAGCGAGCCCTTCGGGAGTCCGTCCTGGTGGGGGCGGCCACCGACCCCGCCCTGCGGGCACGGGTGGACTCCGGCCGGTTCTCCGAACCGTTCTGGTACGTGGACTCGCCGCTCACCACGCCGGATGTGACCCGCCCGTTCGCGGGGCGCCCACCGAGGGGGCAGGTTCCTCCACCGGGGCCGGGGATCCTCGTGCCCGACGTGCCGGTCTCGGCGCCCGGTGCCACCCGACTGCGGGAGCTGCTCCGCGACGGGTTCTGCGTGCTCGCGGCACGGGACGCCGAGCTGCCCGACGTGTCGTCGGTGCCCTGGCCGGTGCGGGTGGTGTCACTGCCCAAACTCGACCCGGACGGCGTGGTGTCCGACACGCTCGGGATGCGTCGCGGGGAGCTGTGGCTGGTGCGGCCCGACGCGTACACGGCCGCTGTCGTCACCGAGACCACGTCGTTGTTGGAGGCGATGCGACGCGCGGTCGGCGGCGCCCCAACCCCCGCATCGGTGTAA
- a CDS encoding YeeE/YedE family protein: MSASTDHTSTGVSRTTLLFSPTSVAPSPPEPLGRVTKGPLVVAGLLAVALSWYVWSVHGAKFGALLVIGLFLGVALFHSRFGFTSAWRQLIAVGNGEGLRAHALLLGTATTLIALVMVSGAGLFGSTPSASPGAIGLPLFVGAALFAIGMQIGGACASGTLFAVGSGQSTIVFTLGGFIVGSVFYTWAFPAFDGWPEVPGVLLSDHLGWFGSWAVTIAALLAVVVVSRLVQARRNPPPLAPVPSARGIARVVRGSWPKLVGAVVLGALAAAVMVVSGGIWGVTTAFALWGAKLLQVLGLHPETWEFWQSDRYAEMLANPVLTEKTSLTNIGIILGAAVAAAAAGAWKLHTTIPWRTALGGVLGGILMGVGARLAGGCNIGAYLGGISTGSLHGWLWAVFALAGTWVGVKLRPLFGLGVPKPSDSVC; this comes from the coding sequence GTGTCCGCATCGACCGACCACACGTCGACCGGGGTGAGTCGCACCACCCTGCTCTTCTCGCCGACCTCCGTCGCGCCTTCGCCGCCGGAGCCGCTCGGCCGTGTGACGAAGGGGCCGCTCGTCGTCGCGGGACTGCTCGCGGTGGCGCTGAGCTGGTACGTCTGGTCGGTTCACGGCGCGAAGTTCGGCGCGCTGCTGGTGATCGGGCTCTTCCTCGGTGTGGCGTTGTTCCACTCGCGGTTCGGGTTCACCTCGGCGTGGCGGCAGTTGATAGCCGTGGGCAACGGGGAGGGGCTGCGGGCCCACGCGCTGCTTTTGGGGACCGCCACCACCCTCATCGCGTTGGTGATGGTCAGCGGCGCGGGACTGTTCGGCTCCACACCGTCGGCCTCGCCCGGAGCCATCGGGCTCCCGCTGTTCGTCGGGGCGGCGTTGTTTGCCATCGGCATGCAGATCGGCGGGGCGTGCGCGTCGGGCACGCTGTTCGCGGTCGGCTCGGGGCAGTCGACGATCGTGTTCACCCTCGGCGGATTCATCGTGGGCTCGGTGTTCTACACGTGGGCTTTTCCCGCGTTCGACGGGTGGCCGGAGGTGCCGGGGGTGCTGCTGTCCGACCACCTCGGTTGGTTCGGCAGCTGGGCGGTCACGATCGCCGCGCTGCTCGCCGTCGTGGTGGTGAGTCGTCTCGTCCAGGCTCGGCGCAACCCGCCGCCCCTCGCGCCCGTACCGTCCGCCCGAGGTATCGCCCGAGTCGTGCGGGGGTCGTGGCCGAAGCTGGTCGGCGCCGTCGTGCTCGGTGCGCTGGCCGCCGCCGTGATGGTGGTCTCCGGAGGTATTTGGGGCGTCACCACGGCGTTCGCGCTGTGGGGTGCCAAGCTCCTGCAGGTGCTCGGCCTGCACCCCGAGACCTGGGAGTTCTGGCAATCCGACCGTTACGCCGAGATGCTGGCGAACCCGGTGCTGACCGAGAAGACCAGCCTCACCAACATCGGCATCATCCTCGGCGCGGCCGTCGCCGCCGCGGCGGCCGGTGCCTGGAAGCTGCACACCACGATTCCGTGGCGCACCGCGCTGGGAGGTGTGCTCGGCGGCATTCTCATGGGCGTGGGAGCGAGGCTGGCCGGCGGTTGCAACATCGGCGCCTACCTCGGCGGCATTTCCACGGGTAGCCTCCACGGGTGGCTGTGGGCGGTGTTCGCGCTCGCCGGAACGTGGGTGGGTGTGAAGTTGCGGCCACTATTCGGGCTCGGTGTTCCCAAGCCCTCCGACAGCGTGTGCTGA
- a CDS encoding sporulation protein has protein sequence MFKRLLSAFGVGGPSVDTVLDTPHVVPGQVLTGSVRIQGGSADAEIGEIALSLVTRIEVESGDSEFTGTGEFQRVVVGHGVRVPAEQLVVVPFRLDIPWETPITAVSGHQLPGMTVGVRTELVIAGAPDKGDLDPVEVHPLPSQDAVLEAFGELGFHFHSADVEAGRIYGVPQQLPFFQELEFYPPAAFAGRLNQVELTFVATPHDLHVVLEADKRGGLFRQGGDMFGRFATSHAEAGNRDWTGLIGQWLEQAAERGPSVYHGDPAFGEYPGPYGQPAPYAHPDQYHHERRGPGMGGVIAGAAAGVVGGLVMGEVMEEIFEGDEEEDFED, from the coding sequence ATGTTCAAACGGTTGCTCAGTGCGTTCGGTGTCGGCGGTCCGTCCGTCGACACGGTGCTGGACACCCCTCACGTCGTACCGGGACAGGTCCTCACCGGAAGCGTGCGGATCCAGGGCGGGAGCGCCGACGCGGAGATCGGTGAGATCGCGCTGTCATTGGTGACCCGGATCGAGGTGGAAAGCGGGGACAGCGAGTTCACCGGCACGGGCGAGTTCCAGCGGGTCGTGGTCGGGCACGGGGTGCGAGTTCCCGCGGAACAGCTCGTCGTCGTGCCCTTCCGGCTCGACATTCCGTGGGAGACGCCGATCACCGCCGTGAGCGGTCATCAGCTGCCCGGTATGACGGTGGGCGTGCGCACGGAACTGGTGATCGCCGGAGCGCCGGACAAGGGCGACCTCGACCCGGTGGAGGTGCATCCGTTGCCGTCGCAGGACGCCGTCCTCGAGGCGTTCGGCGAGCTGGGGTTCCACTTCCACAGCGCCGACGTGGAGGCCGGACGGATCTACGGGGTGCCGCAGCAGCTCCCGTTCTTCCAGGAGTTGGAGTTCTACCCGCCCGCCGCGTTCGCGGGGCGGCTGAACCAGGTGGAACTCACTTTCGTCGCCACTCCCCACGACCTCCACGTGGTCCTGGAGGCGGACAAGCGTGGCGGACTGTTCCGACAGGGCGGTGACATGTTCGGTCGGTTCGCGACCTCGCACGCCGAGGCGGGAAACCGCGACTGGACGGGGTTGATCGGGCAGTGGCTCGAACAGGCCGCGGAGCGCGGCCCCTCGGTCTACCACGGAGACCCGGCGTTCGGGGAGTACCCCGGTCCCTACGGGCAGCCGGCCCCCTATGCCCACCCCGACCAGTACCACCACGAGCGCCGGGGTCCCGGCATGGGCGGGGTCATCGCGGGCGCGGCCGCCGGGGTCGTCGGCGGCCTGGTGATGGGCGAGGTGATGGAGGAGATCTTCGAGGGGGACGAGGAGGAAGACTTCGAGGACTGA
- a CDS encoding LysR family transcriptional regulator yields the protein MDERQFRAFVSIAEAGRMDLAAEALGYSQPAISYQIKCLETSLRAKLFTRDSTGARLTPQGQMLLPAARAVVTLFDSIKQTFNAPDAGNPTTGRAAARTRVPAAQGSPRTATVNRPRKPVEQ from the coding sequence ATGGACGAGCGACAGTTCCGCGCGTTCGTGTCGATCGCCGAGGCCGGACGAATGGACCTCGCGGCCGAGGCACTGGGCTACTCACAGCCCGCGATCAGCTACCAGATCAAGTGTCTGGAAACCAGTCTCCGCGCGAAGCTGTTCACTCGGGACTCCACCGGAGCAAGGTTGACCCCCCAAGGACAAATGTTGCTGCCCGCCGCTCGCGCGGTGGTCACACTGTTCGACAGCATCAAGCAGACGTTCAACGCCCCCGACGCCGGGAACCCCACTACCGGGAGGGCGGCCGCGCGCACCCGCGTCCCCGCGGCCCAGGGCTCCCCGCGCACCGCGACGGTCAACCGTCCTCGCAAGCCCGTCGAACAGTAG